One region of Syntrophobacter fumaroxidans MPOB genomic DNA includes:
- a CDS encoding ABC transporter substrate-binding protein yields the protein MKKRGLLLLALTLSLLPGTGSLALASDTIKIGLYLPMTGGVAAYGEMEWAGIQIARDMEPQVLGKKIDLVLLDTKSDKIEATNAMTLLVEKEKVAGIIGEAISGNTMAGNRISEAAGIPSVSPSATSVLVNQGKKFAFRACFIDPLQGEVAARFAVNNLKAKSAAVIIDNAQDYCVGLAKFFETEFVKLGGKVLSKTYIQTGDQDFSAQLSSVQAVKPDIIYAPNYYTEDALLAKQARDLGIVCPILTGDGAQADTLIQVGGKAVEDMYFTAHFHKDAATTDRAAEFMKRYKEKHNKEADAFQALGADAYFLLVDAVRRAGSTDGARVRDALASTKDFKGVSGTITMGEEGNPIKSMVILKVANGKFVYVTTINP from the coding sequence ATGAAAAAGAGGGGGTTGCTCCTGTTGGCCCTGACGTTGTCGCTTCTTCCGGGAACCGGCAGCCTTGCGCTTGCCTCCGACACCATAAAGATCGGGCTCTATCTGCCCATGACCGGTGGCGTCGCGGCCTACGGCGAGATGGAGTGGGCGGGAATTCAGATTGCCCGGGACATGGAGCCTCAGGTTCTCGGAAAGAAGATCGACCTCGTTCTGCTCGACACCAAAAGCGACAAGATCGAGGCGACGAACGCGATGACCCTGTTAGTGGAAAAAGAAAAAGTCGCGGGAATCATCGGCGAAGCCATCAGCGGCAACACCATGGCCGGTAACCGGATCTCCGAGGCGGCGGGAATTCCGTCGGTCAGCCCGAGCGCTACGAGCGTCCTGGTCAATCAGGGCAAGAAGTTCGCTTTTCGCGCCTGCTTCATCGATCCCCTCCAAGGGGAGGTCGCCGCGCGATTCGCCGTCAACAACCTCAAGGCCAAAAGCGCCGCCGTTATCATTGACAACGCCCAGGACTACTGCGTCGGTCTCGCGAAGTTCTTCGAAACGGAATTCGTCAAGCTCGGCGGCAAGGTGCTTTCAAAGACCTACATCCAGACCGGAGACCAGGATTTCTCCGCCCAGCTTTCATCGGTCCAGGCCGTGAAGCCCGACATCATCTACGCCCCCAACTACTACACGGAAGACGCCCTGTTGGCCAAGCAGGCCCGTGACCTCGGGATCGTCTGTCCCATTCTGACCGGAGACGGGGCCCAGGCGGACACGCTCATCCAGGTGGGCGGCAAGGCCGTGGAGGACATGTATTTCACCGCACATTTTCACAAGGACGCCGCCACCACGGACCGGGCCGCGGAATTCATGAAACGATACAAGGAGAAACACAACAAGGAAGCCGATGCCTTTCAAGCGCTCGGGGCGGACGCCTACTTTCTGCTCGTGGACGCCGTCAGGCGCGCCGGGAGCACGGATGGCGCCAGGGTCCGCGATGCCCTTGCGTCTACAAAGGACTTCAAGGGAGTCTCCGGGACGATCACCATGGGAGAGGAAGGCAATCCCATCAAGAGTATGGTCATCCTCAAGGTGGCAAATGGAAAGTTCGTCTACGTGACG
- a CDS encoding purine phosphorylase 1, producing the protein MKILILTALAREHSHFRHITGSWRRSRRGPFAFRELNGDDKTLFLVDSGMGANPVRETLDWAVDHIAPELLLSAGYGGSISNEFQVGDVVLGAMFCGELTPEGGEETRCLALPIAEKRGRLPGQRPIRPARIVTVARPRAKTELRARYADTPSVIDMETLYAARAAYEKGIPFLSLRAVSDGPEHEIEYDLDAISNPAGKIRIGGVLSLIRSNPRVIGAFYRSWKRSVEAGRRLGECLAELLLLPAADLNRFVGDCRLEERLDHTILGR; encoded by the coding sequence ATGAAGATCCTCATCCTCACGGCCTTGGCCCGGGAGCACAGCCATTTTCGACACATCACCGGGTCGTGGCGCAGGAGCCGTCGAGGACCGTTCGCCTTCCGGGAACTGAACGGGGACGACAAGACGCTCTTCCTGGTCGATTCCGGAATGGGGGCGAATCCGGTGAGGGAGACCCTCGACTGGGCCGTCGACCACATCGCGCCGGAGCTGTTGCTGAGTGCCGGTTACGGGGGAAGTATCTCGAACGAGTTCCAGGTGGGAGACGTCGTGCTGGGGGCGATGTTTTGCGGGGAACTCACCCCTGAAGGAGGGGAAGAGACCCGTTGCCTGGCCCTTCCCATCGCGGAGAAGCGCGGGCGGCTTCCCGGGCAACGGCCGATCAGGCCGGCGCGCATCGTGACCGTCGCGCGGCCCCGGGCCAAGACGGAGCTTCGTGCCCGGTACGCGGATACCCCGTCGGTCATCGACATGGAGACTCTTTACGCGGCGCGAGCGGCGTACGAAAAAGGGATTCCGTTCCTTTCGCTCCGCGCGGTGAGCGATGGCCCGGAGCATGAAATCGAGTACGACCTGGATGCGATCTCCAACCCGGCAGGAAAGATCCGCATCGGCGGGGTTCTGTCGCTGATCCGTTCGAATCCGCGTGTGATCGGGGCCTTCTACCGGTCGTGGAAAAGGTCCGTAGAGGCGGGGCGCCGACTGGGAGAGTGCCTTGCGGAACTGCTCCTGCTACCCGCCGCCGACCTGAATCGATTCGTCGGGGACTGCCGCCTGGAGGAACGGCTCGACCACACGATACTCGGACGGTGA
- a CDS encoding helix-turn-helix domain-containing protein — MNSEKIGTRVRKYREQKSLTVSELASRTGLDEAFLEAVEEHNVYPSLGPLLKIARALGLRLGTFLDDQEVGDPLIVRVGERKEELSMLKGKDKPVTLRFHSLGRGKGDRHMEPFYIEILPESARDKKLSAHEGEEFIVVLSGEVEVIYGQETHVLKAGDSIYYNSVVPHYVSSIGSRKAEIYAVLYFPE; from the coding sequence TTGAACTCAGAAAAGATTGGAACAAGGGTAAGGAAATACAGGGAACAGAAATCCCTGACCGTATCCGAGCTCGCCTCCCGGACGGGATTGGACGAGGCGTTTCTCGAGGCCGTGGAGGAACACAATGTCTACCCCTCGCTCGGCCCGCTGCTCAAAATCGCCAGAGCCCTCGGGCTGCGCCTCGGAACGTTCCTCGACGACCAGGAGGTCGGCGACCCGCTCATCGTTCGAGTCGGCGAACGCAAGGAAGAGCTCAGCATGCTCAAGGGGAAGGACAAGCCGGTCACTCTGAGGTTCCATTCGCTGGGGCGCGGCAAGGGCGACCGCCACATGGAACCCTTCTATATTGAAATCCTGCCGGAATCCGCCCGGGACAAGAAGCTGTCCGCACACGAAGGCGAGGAATTCATCGTGGTGCTGTCCGGAGAGGTCGAGGTCATCTACGGACAGGAGACTCATGTGCTCAAAGCCGGAGACAGTATCTACTACAACTCCGTCGTGCCGCACTACGTGAGCTCCATCGGCAGCCGGAAGGCGGAAATCTACGCCGTGCTCTATTTCCCAGAATAA
- a CDS encoding TraB domain-containing protein has translation MSESVDTHRFFFDDKEFILIGTAHVSRDSADLTGRIIEEEKPDTVCLELCEARYRALIEGGSSGRGSFAGLLGSGNWTLLVSSAMLLYFQKRIGDKLGVKPGDEMRRAVEAANAVGADIRLIDRDARTTLLRAWTPMKRKDKIRLFREFFSALKDISALKEKDIEEMKRGDALETLVAEFGDTFPWLRHVLIDERDLILAHRIRTSPGRKIVAVVGAAHVQGILANWDKPVDMEQLERIPAKR, from the coding sequence ATGAGCGAAAGCGTCGACACGCACAGGTTTTTTTTCGACGACAAGGAATTCATCCTGATCGGGACGGCACACGTGTCAAGAGACAGCGCCGACCTGACGGGACGCATCATCGAGGAGGAAAAGCCGGACACCGTATGCCTGGAATTGTGCGAGGCCCGTTATCGAGCCCTTATCGAAGGGGGAAGCTCGGGCCGGGGGAGCTTCGCCGGCCTGCTCGGAAGCGGAAACTGGACCCTCCTGGTGTCCTCGGCGATGCTTCTGTACTTCCAGAAGCGGATCGGGGACAAGCTCGGCGTCAAACCCGGAGACGAGATGAGGCGGGCCGTCGAGGCCGCGAACGCGGTGGGCGCCGACATTCGACTGATCGACCGGGATGCCCGAACGACTCTGCTCAGGGCCTGGACCCCCATGAAACGGAAAGACAAGATCAGGCTGTTCCGCGAATTCTTCTCCGCCCTGAAGGATATATCCGCCCTGAAGGAGAAGGACATCGAGGAGATGAAACGCGGTGACGCCCTCGAGACGCTGGTCGCCGAATTCGGCGATACCTTTCCATGGCTCCGACACGTGCTCATCGACGAGAGGGACCTGATCCTGGCTCACCGGATCAGAACATCGCCGGGACGGAAAATCGTTGCCGTGGTCGGCGCCGCTCATGTCCAGGGAATTCTTGCCAATTGGGACAAACCCGTCGACATGGAACAGCTTGAACGGATTCCCGCGAAGAGGTGA
- a CDS encoding lysophospholipid acyltransferase family protein — protein sequence MQAGTVKSLVIITKSFAITLWISIIVIYRLHRGLYTRRHCDSLLRWWSRKLLRYVGMNCRTFNLDEEVFRGGRPVIIMTNHSSLYDIPIMFVTLPGSIRMLTKKDLFKVPIWGKGLETGEFIPIHRDNRRRAIKDLAQARKKMESGIILWIAPEGTRSRTGDLGPFKKGGFMLALRSKAIIVPVGIRGAREVLPARSCTFSLGRQVEVHVGSPIDAASRQAAGVETLMKEVESQLRSLMGTAAS from the coding sequence TTGCAGGCGGGAACCGTCAAATCGCTGGTCATCATCACCAAGTCGTTTGCCATCACCCTGTGGATTTCCATCATCGTGATCTACCGGCTTCACCGGGGACTCTACACCCGACGGCACTGCGATTCCCTGCTGCGGTGGTGGTCGCGGAAACTGCTGCGCTACGTCGGCATGAACTGCCGGACGTTCAATCTCGATGAAGAGGTCTTCCGGGGCGGAAGACCCGTCATCATCATGACCAATCACAGCAGCCTTTATGACATTCCCATCATGTTCGTGACCCTGCCGGGCAGCATCCGCATGCTGACCAAAAAGGATCTTTTCAAGGTTCCGATCTGGGGGAAAGGCCTGGAAACGGGCGAGTTCATACCCATCCACCGCGACAACCGACGCCGGGCGATAAAGGATCTGGCGCAAGCGCGCAAGAAGATGGAAAGCGGGATCATCCTCTGGATCGCTCCGGAAGGAACCCGGTCCCGCACGGGCGATCTCGGCCCTTTCAAGAAGGGCGGCTTCATGCTTGCCCTGCGATCCAAGGCGATCATCGTTCCCGTCGGGATCAGGGGCGCCCGTGAGGTTCTGCCGGCCAGGAGCTGTACATTCTCGCTCGGCAGACAGGTGGAGGTCCATGTCGGGTCGCCGATTGACGCCGCATCCCGCCAGGCGGCCGGGGTCGAAACCCTGATGAAGGAAGTCGAATCGCAGTTGCGCTCGCTCATGGGAACCGCCGCCTCCTGA
- a CDS encoding carotenoid biosynthesis protein: MSDFFRLLLGTMVLRPYVFVFLAAYLVAASAHLGWKKALAYVPLGYCIAWISEFSSIHWGFPYGDYYYIPATIDRELWVFGVPFMDSLSYVFLSYCSYSTAIFLLSPVYIGKGTVLILETRRLRRSWQTVVLGAFLFVLLDIIIDPVALQGYRWFLGQIYGYRHQGLYFGIPMSNFGGWLLVGLVMMAALSRLDRISALESSAAPFPLNAIPGVRLFGPLLYCSVLAFNLAVTFWIGEHLLGLVGCLILFFSGLTAAFWTRYKIENLSAGAVYAHFRDFPSPSEYRVVEPFLQAAVPDESIQVGGG, translated from the coding sequence ATGTCTGACTTCTTTCGTCTCCTCCTCGGCACCATGGTGCTGCGGCCCTATGTCTTCGTTTTTCTGGCCGCCTACCTCGTGGCGGCGTCGGCTCATCTCGGCTGGAAAAAGGCGCTGGCATACGTGCCGCTGGGTTACTGCATCGCCTGGATTTCCGAGTTCTCGTCCATTCACTGGGGATTCCCCTACGGGGATTACTATTACATCCCCGCCACCATCGACCGGGAATTGTGGGTCTTCGGCGTTCCGTTCATGGACTCGCTCTCCTACGTATTCCTTTCCTATTGCAGCTATTCGACGGCTATCTTTTTGCTGAGTCCCGTGTATATCGGAAAGGGCACGGTGCTGATCCTCGAGACCCGCCGTTTAAGGCGCTCGTGGCAGACCGTGGTGCTCGGGGCCTTTCTCTTCGTCCTGCTGGACATCATCATCGATCCGGTGGCCCTCCAGGGGTACCGCTGGTTCCTCGGACAAATCTACGGCTACCGGCATCAGGGACTCTACTTCGGGATACCCATGAGCAACTTCGGGGGCTGGCTGCTGGTGGGACTGGTCATGATGGCCGCGCTGAGCCGGCTCGATCGCATATCGGCACTCGAATCGTCGGCCGCGCCCTTCCCTCTCAATGCAATCCCGGGCGTCCGCCTTTTCGGGCCCTTGCTCTACTGTTCCGTCCTTGCGTTCAACCTGGCCGTCACGTTCTGGATCGGAGAACACCTGCTCGGCCTCGTGGGCTGTCTCATCCTTTTCTTCAGCGGCCTGACCGCCGCCTTCTGGACGCGCTACAAGATCGAGAACCTTTCGGCGGGAGCCGTCTACGCGCATTTCCGGGATTTTCCCTCACCGTCCGAGTATCGTGTGGTCGAGCCGTTCCTCCAGGCGGCAGTCCCCGACGAATCGATTCAGGTCGGCGGCGGGTAG
- the hpnA gene encoding hopanoid-associated sugar epimerase, with protein sequence MPTAFITGATGFIGCHVARLLLEAGWKVRALRRERSVLPPELTDADWRVGDMRDPGSMTEAMEGCDAVFHVAADYRLWARNPGEIYENNVTGTANVLEAALKNGVPRVVYTSSVGALGLNADGSPALETTPVSIEDMIGHYKRSKYLAERRAEDYLARGLPIVMVHPSTPVGPGDRKPTPTGKIIVDFLNGKMPAYLNTGLNLIHVADVAAGHLLAFDRGKIGEKYILGNTNLTLAEIFQRLEGISGVKAPRVRLPHRPILLLAHILQGVSRITGKEPLVPLEGVRMARKYMFFDASKAVRELGLPRTPVDSALADAVAWFRQNGYAR encoded by the coding sequence ATGCCGACCGCATTTATCACCGGGGCCACGGGGTTTATCGGCTGTCACGTGGCGCGGCTTCTTCTTGAGGCGGGCTGGAAAGTCAGGGCGCTCAGACGCGAGCGCTCCGTTCTGCCGCCGGAACTGACCGACGCCGACTGGCGTGTCGGAGACATGCGCGATCCGGGTTCGATGACCGAGGCCATGGAGGGCTGTGACGCGGTTTTTCATGTTGCCGCCGACTATCGTCTGTGGGCGCGCAATCCCGGGGAAATATACGAGAACAACGTAACGGGCACGGCCAATGTCCTCGAAGCGGCGCTGAAAAACGGCGTGCCCAGGGTGGTGTACACTAGCAGCGTCGGCGCGCTGGGATTGAACGCCGACGGTTCTCCCGCCCTGGAAACGACGCCCGTCTCCATCGAAGACATGATCGGCCATTACAAGCGCTCCAAATACCTGGCTGAACGCAGGGCCGAGGATTATCTCGCGCGCGGCCTTCCCATCGTAATGGTCCATCCCAGTACCCCGGTCGGGCCGGGCGACCGCAAACCGACGCCGACCGGCAAGATCATCGTCGATTTCCTCAACGGCAAAATGCCGGCCTACCTGAACACCGGCCTGAACCTGATCCATGTGGCGGACGTGGCCGCCGGGCATCTGCTGGCGTTCGATCGCGGCAAGATCGGTGAGAAATACATCCTCGGCAACACGAATCTTACCCTGGCGGAGATTTTTCAGCGACTGGAGGGGATTTCCGGTGTCAAAGCCCCGAGAGTGCGACTGCCCCACCGGCCGATCCTGCTTCTCGCCCATATTCTCCAGGGCGTTTCCAGGATCACCGGCAAGGAGCCTCTGGTCCCGCTCGAAGGGGTCAGGATGGCTCGAAAATACATGTTTTTCGATGCGAGCAAAGCTGTTCGCGAATTGGGATTGCCCCGGACACCCGTCGATTCTGCGCTCGCCGACGCCGTCGCCTGGTTTCGGCAAAACGGGTATGCTCGCTGA
- a CDS encoding glycerophosphodiester phosphodiesterase, translating into MWSEIINRRFLNIAHRGARSVAPENTMAAARKALELGGNMWEIDVNRTADGKLIVIHDNTLERTSDAREIFPDRRPWFVHAFTLAELRRLDFGSWFCAADPFGRIAAGEVSAAEAAAYRGEPVPLLREALEFTQCHSWLVNIEIKDLRGTPGDRTIVEEVVSLVEEMNMNERVLISSFNHAYLDRVRRIAPRTAIGALTNRPVANPLALLRKLGAATFHPRAQFLRAKDVEKLRREGCGVLVWVINDADTMRNLIARRRVAGIFTDFPQVLAQVLRNPLVSTGGRFRHSPRHEGPNA; encoded by the coding sequence ATGTGGTCCGAAATCATCAACCGCCGTTTCCTGAACATCGCGCATCGCGGCGCACGATCCGTTGCGCCGGAAAATACCATGGCTGCGGCGAGAAAGGCGCTCGAGCTGGGGGGGAACATGTGGGAGATAGATGTGAACAGGACCGCCGACGGCAAGCTTATCGTCATCCACGATAATACCCTGGAACGCACGTCCGACGCCAGAGAAATTTTCCCGGACCGGCGGCCCTGGTTCGTCCACGCCTTCACCCTGGCGGAGCTTCGCCGGCTGGACTTCGGTTCCTGGTTCTGCGCGGCGGATCCCTTCGGCCGGATCGCCGCCGGGGAGGTTTCAGCCGCGGAGGCGGCCGCCTACCGGGGCGAGCCCGTTCCACTGCTTCGCGAAGCGCTCGAATTCACGCAATGCCATTCCTGGCTGGTCAATATCGAGATCAAGGACTTGAGAGGCACTCCCGGGGATCGTACGATCGTCGAAGAGGTTGTTTCCCTGGTGGAAGAAATGAACATGAACGAACGCGTGCTGATTTCCTCCTTCAACCACGCCTACCTGGACAGGGTCCGGCGTATCGCCCCCCGGACGGCCATCGGCGCGCTGACGAATCGTCCGGTTGCCAACCCGTTGGCGTTGCTCAGAAAATTGGGCGCCGCAACGTTTCATCCCCGCGCTCAATTCCTGCGCGCAAAAGACGTCGAAAAGCTTCGGCGCGAAGGCTGCGGCGTACTGGTCTGGGTGATCAACGACGCCGACACGATGCGCAACCTGATCGCGCGACGAAGGGTTGCCGGAATATTCACCGATTTTCCGCAGGTGCTTGCACAGGTGTTGCGGAATCCCCTGGTTTCGACGGGCGGACGATTCAGGCATTCCCCGCGGCATGAGGGCCCGAACGCATGA
- a CDS encoding AMP-binding protein — protein sequence MDETYLESLTLGQILDRSVAAYPDNDAVVYTDRDFRLTYREFGELVDRIAKGLMALGVQKGEKVAVWATNVPYWVAMQFATAKIGAILLTVNTLYKISEVSYVLSQSETENIFLIDGFRDTDYIQILYELVPELKTQQRGYLKSEKLPHLRRVFFLGPEKHRGMYSMPEVLNLGSHVRQEDYLARQAMLDPEDVVNMQYTSGTTGFPKGVMLTHLNIGLNGYWIGKNQLLGPKDRVCLPVPLFHCFGCVLGVLAAINHASTLVIHEFFDPVQVMSSIEQERCTALYGVPTMFIAVLEHKLFDKFDYSTLRTGIMAGSPCPIRVMEEVMDKMNMKEITICYGLTEGSPVLTQTRVDDAIRKRVETVGRAMPAIEVSIMDPEKRTPVPSGLQGEVCCRGYNVMKGYYKMPEATRQTIDEKGWLHSGDLGIMDEEGYVSITGRYKDMIIRGGENIYPREIEEFLYKMDGILDVQVVGVPSAKYGEQVGAFVIPKAGFSLAPEDIQDFCRGRISNFKVPKYVVFVDQYPMTASGKIQKYKLREMAAQLFPDA from the coding sequence ATGGATGAAACATATCTCGAGTCACTGACCCTGGGACAGATACTGGACCGGTCCGTTGCCGCTTATCCCGACAACGACGCCGTCGTATACACGGATCGTGACTTTCGTTTGACTTACAGGGAATTCGGCGAACTGGTGGACCGCATCGCCAAGGGACTCATGGCTCTCGGCGTGCAAAAGGGGGAGAAAGTCGCGGTCTGGGCCACCAACGTGCCCTACTGGGTTGCCATGCAATTCGCGACCGCCAAAATAGGCGCGATTCTGCTCACGGTGAACACCCTCTACAAGATCAGCGAAGTCTCCTACGTGCTCTCACAGTCCGAAACCGAGAACATATTCCTCATCGACGGGTTTCGCGACACCGACTACATCCAGATACTCTACGAACTGGTGCCGGAGCTCAAAACCCAACAGCGCGGATATCTGAAATCCGAGAAGCTGCCGCACCTCCGCCGAGTGTTCTTTCTTGGCCCGGAGAAGCACCGGGGCATGTACTCCATGCCCGAAGTCCTGAACTTGGGGAGTCACGTCAGGCAGGAGGACTACCTCGCCCGGCAGGCGATGCTGGACCCCGAAGACGTGGTCAATATGCAGTATACTTCCGGCACGACCGGGTTTCCCAAAGGGGTCATGCTCACGCACCTCAACATCGGCCTCAACGGCTACTGGATCGGCAAGAACCAGTTGTTGGGTCCCAAAGACCGGGTCTGCCTTCCCGTGCCGCTTTTTCACTGCTTCGGGTGCGTCCTCGGCGTGCTTGCCGCCATCAACCATGCAAGTACCCTGGTGATCCACGAGTTTTTCGACCCCGTGCAGGTCATGTCGTCCATCGAGCAGGAGCGCTGCACGGCCTTGTACGGCGTACCGACCATGTTCATCGCGGTCCTCGAGCACAAGCTCTTCGACAAGTTTGACTACAGCACCCTGCGGACCGGCATCATGGCCGGGTCTCCATGTCCGATCCGGGTCATGGAAGAGGTCATGGACAAGATGAACATGAAGGAAATCACCATCTGCTACGGCTTGACGGAGGGTTCGCCGGTGCTGACCCAGACCCGGGTCGACGATGCCATCCGCAAGCGCGTGGAGACGGTGGGGCGAGCGATGCCGGCCATCGAGGTCAGCATCATGGATCCGGAAAAGCGAACTCCCGTGCCCTCGGGGCTGCAGGGCGAAGTGTGTTGCCGCGGGTACAACGTGATGAAGGGCTATTACAAGATGCCCGAAGCCACGCGACAAACCATCGACGAGAAGGGATGGCTCCATTCCGGAGATCTCGGCATCATGGACGAGGAAGGCTACGTGTCCATCACCGGGCGCTACAAGGACATGATCATACGGGGAGGCGAGAATATCTATCCCAGGGAAATCGAAGAGTTTCTCTACAAGATGGACGGCATTCTCGATGTGCAGGTGGTCGGCGTTCCCAGCGCCAAGTATGGGGAACAGGTCGGGGCCTTCGTGATTCCGAAGGCGGGCTTCTCCCTGGCTCCCGAGGATATCCAGGACTTCTGCCGCGGCAGGATTTCCAACTTCAAGGTCCCGAAATACGTCGTGTTCGTGGATCAGTACCCGATGACGGCGAGCGGGAAGATCCAGAAGTACAAGCTCAGGGAAATGGCCGCCCAGCTATTTCCGGACGCCTGA
- the hpnH gene encoding adenosyl-hopene transferase HpnH — translation MRFPMSLYLSMTGYLLRNKLRGVEKFPLVLMLEPTHRCNLTCSGCGRIREYHDTLHQEMTLDECLRSVDESPSPVVTITGGEPLLYSRIQALVDSVLARKKHIYFCTNALLLEESLPMFQPHSHFTWNVHFDGTETVHDAIIGRPGGFQKALAGVRAAKARGFRVSTNTTVYRETDVDDLERLFEQLAAAGVDGILAAPGFSYEEVIRDVFMTRNEIMEKFRRIRTWQKRFPLISNPIYLDFLSGQRSLQCTPWGNPTRNSQGWKSPCYLITDTHYATFDELMKKTDWDYYASGQDQRCAQCMVHCGYEPTVVRQMTGRDLFRMLKWNLDV, via the coding sequence ATGCGTTTTCCCATGAGTCTTTACCTTTCCATGACCGGCTACCTGCTCAGGAACAAGCTGCGCGGGGTGGAGAAGTTTCCGCTGGTGCTGATGCTCGAACCCACCCATCGGTGCAACCTGACCTGTTCGGGTTGCGGACGAATTCGGGAATACCACGACACGCTGCACCAGGAAATGACGCTGGACGAATGCCTGCGATCCGTGGACGAATCACCCAGTCCGGTGGTCACCATCACCGGCGGGGAACCCTTGCTCTATTCGCGTATCCAGGCGCTTGTGGATTCCGTGCTCGCGCGGAAGAAGCACATCTATTTCTGTACGAACGCTCTGCTCCTCGAAGAGTCCCTGCCGATGTTCCAGCCCCATTCACATTTCACCTGGAACGTGCATTTTGACGGCACTGAAACCGTGCACGACGCCATCATCGGAAGGCCGGGCGGATTTCAAAAGGCGCTGGCGGGCGTCCGCGCCGCAAAAGCCCGGGGATTCAGGGTCAGCACCAACACAACGGTCTATCGGGAGACGGACGTCGACGACCTGGAGCGGCTCTTCGAGCAACTGGCGGCCGCGGGCGTGGACGGTATCCTGGCCGCCCCGGGCTTCAGCTACGAGGAAGTGATCCGCGACGTCTTCATGACCCGTAATGAAATCATGGAGAAGTTCAGGCGGATTCGAACGTGGCAGAAGCGTTTTCCCCTTATCAGCAATCCGATATACCTGGACTTCCTGTCCGGGCAGCGCTCTCTCCAGTGCACGCCCTGGGGCAACCCGACCCGGAACAGCCAGGGCTGGAAATCGCCCTGCTACCTCATAACCGATACGCACTACGCCACGTTTGACGAACTGATGAAGAAGACCGACTGGGACTACTATGCGTCAGGGCAGGACCAACGGTGCGCCCAGTGTATGGTCCACTGCGGATACGAACCCACCGTGGTGCGCCAGATGACGGGCAGGGATCTGTTTCGCATGCTCAAGTGGAACCTCGATGTCTGA